A single Actinomadura algeriensis DNA region contains:
- a CDS encoding class II aldolase/adducin family protein, protein MIGVAEAAAQIVALGASLHARRLTHGRTGNLSVRTSGGVLITPTGGSLDALAPDALALVDPDDRRHVSGPPPSKEAFLHLAVYRARPSCEAVVHLHSTHAVALSCHAGTDSADALPPLTAYYAMRVGRLPVLPFHAPGDVRLEPVIEEAARDVHALLLANHGSVAAAADLVAAADVAEEIEETARLWFLLHGHPTRPLSPAQTACLAVPASRTGGPA, encoded by the coding sequence GTGATCGGCGTCGCCGAGGCCGCCGCGCAGATCGTCGCGCTCGGCGCCTCCCTCCACGCGCGCCGCCTCACCCACGGCCGTACCGGGAACCTGAGCGTGCGCACGTCCGGCGGCGTCCTGATCACTCCGACGGGGGGATCGCTGGACGCCCTCGCCCCGGACGCGCTCGCCCTCGTCGATCCCGACGACCGGCGGCACGTGAGCGGGCCGCCGCCGTCCAAGGAGGCGTTCCTTCACCTGGCCGTTTACCGGGCCAGACCGTCCTGCGAGGCCGTGGTGCACCTGCACAGCACTCACGCCGTCGCGCTCTCCTGCCACGCCGGGACCGACTCCGCGGACGCGCTGCCGCCACTGACCGCCTACTACGCGATGAGAGTCGGACGGCTGCCCGTCCTGCCCTTTCACGCCCCCGGCGACGTCCGGCTGGAACCGGTGATCGAAGAGGCCGCCCGGGACGTCCACGCGCTGCTGCTGGCCAACCACGGCTCCGTCGCCGCCGCCGCCGACCTGGTGGCCGCGGCCGACGTCGCCGAAGAGATCGAGGAGACCGCCCGACTGTGGTTCCTTCTGCACGGCCATCCGACCCGCCCCCTGTCCCCTGCGCAGACGGCCTGCTTGGCCGTCCCGGCGAGCAGGACGGGAGGGCCGGCATGA
- a CDS encoding Ldh family oxidoreductase, protein MTPADTAPARYPAEALTDVAARVLMAQGVPLDDARLVADGLVVADAWGHPSHGLLRLGWYVERLRAGVMKPVTEVSLPVDAGAVAVLDGRDGVGQVVTARACDDAVRRAAEHGVGVVAVRNGNHFGTAAYFTRRMAAAGCVAFLTTNGSPAMAPWGGREKTVGANPWSIAAPRAGADPVVLDIANTVVARGKIYAALERGEDIPADWAIDADGNPTTDPRAAIDGIVQPMAGHKGYAISFMMDVLSGVLTGSSFGTAVAGPYVPDRRSGCGHLVIAVRVDALLPEQEFARRLDYLIEHTKAVPTAPGTPEIFYPGEIEDRNARTSARTGVPLPSRTRSELDRLARESGVAMPEPITEEAASPCSS, encoded by the coding sequence ATGACCCCGGCCGACACCGCTCCCGCTCGGTACCCCGCCGAAGCCCTCACCGACGTCGCCGCACGCGTCCTCATGGCGCAGGGCGTACCCCTGGACGACGCCCGCCTCGTCGCCGACGGCCTCGTCGTCGCCGACGCCTGGGGGCATCCCTCGCACGGGCTCTTGCGCCTGGGCTGGTACGTCGAGCGGCTGAGAGCGGGCGTGATGAAGCCGGTGACCGAGGTTTCGCTCCCGGTCGACGCCGGGGCGGTGGCGGTGCTCGACGGCCGCGACGGCGTCGGCCAGGTCGTCACCGCGCGGGCCTGCGACGACGCCGTGCGGCGGGCCGCCGAGCACGGGGTCGGCGTGGTGGCCGTCCGTAACGGCAACCACTTCGGCACCGCCGCCTACTTCACCCGCAGGATGGCCGCGGCCGGCTGCGTCGCGTTCCTGACCACCAACGGCAGCCCGGCGATGGCGCCGTGGGGCGGCCGGGAGAAGACCGTCGGCGCCAACCCGTGGTCGATCGCCGCGCCCCGGGCGGGCGCGGACCCGGTCGTCCTCGACATCGCCAACACCGTCGTCGCCCGGGGCAAGATCTACGCCGCCCTCGAACGCGGCGAGGACATCCCCGCCGACTGGGCGATCGACGCCGACGGAAACCCCACCACCGATCCGCGGGCCGCCATCGACGGGATCGTCCAGCCGATGGCCGGGCACAAGGGCTACGCCATCTCCTTCATGATGGACGTCCTGTCCGGGGTGCTCACGGGTTCCTCCTTCGGCACCGCGGTCGCGGGCCCCTACGTCCCCGACCGGCGCAGCGGATGCGGCCACCTGGTCATCGCGGTGCGCGTCGACGCCCTCCTGCCGGAACAGGAGTTCGCCCGGCGCCTGGACTACCTCATCGAGCACACCAAGGCGGTGCCGACGGCCCCCGGCACCCCGGAGATCTTCTACCCCGGCGAGATCGAGGACCGCAACGCGCGCACCTCCGCGCGGACGGGAGTTCCCCTCCCGTCCCGCACCCGCTCCGAACTGGACCGGCTCGCCCGTGAATCCGGCGTCGCGATGCCGGAACCGATCACCGAGGAGGCGGCGAGCCCGTGTTCGTCGTGA
- a CDS encoding putative quinol monooxygenase — MFVVIVNMRVEPGKLDDFRAALAENAEAARREPGCLRFDVLQSTGDPCAFVLHEIYRDEHAFFHEHRAAPHYPSWKAASAACVVPGTHQNTYCVPAELPAAGKPDDRGRSR; from the coding sequence GTGTTCGTCGTGATCGTGAACATGCGGGTCGAACCCGGCAAGCTCGACGACTTCCGCGCCGCCCTCGCCGAGAACGCCGAGGCCGCCCGGCGGGAGCCAGGCTGCCTGCGCTTCGACGTCCTGCAGAGCACCGGCGACCCGTGCGCGTTCGTCCTGCACGAGATCTACCGGGACGAGCACGCGTTCTTCCACGAGCACCGGGCGGCCCCGCACTACCCGTCCTGGAAGGCCGCGTCCGCCGCCTGCGTGGTGCCCGGCACCCACCAGAACACCTACTGCGTCCCGGCGGAGCTCCCCGCGGCCGGGAAACCGGACGACCGGGGGCGCTCACGATGA